The Dunckerocampus dactyliophorus isolate RoL2022-P2 chromosome 16, RoL_Ddac_1.1, whole genome shotgun sequence genome includes a window with the following:
- the znrd2 gene encoding protein ZNRD2, which yields MCDVITLYARRRSSNMSLNGEEEDFEWEPPTEAEMKVIQARRERQDQISKVMGDYLLKGYKMLGECCDLCGTILLQDRRQKNYCVSCQELDSDIDKDNPALNAQAALSQVRERRLAAQSPAPSNPAEVNGDAGGGHVGGLVPQPRPEHCEGAAAGGRALAPLPVAPSPAVPVTVVPSSTTVPLVTGRPAPPPSVALRPVLQDAEEAVMTKLRWASSQLQSSTSLESSIQLCNLISSCANSLRSLKELSQ from the exons ATGTGTGACGTCATCACGCTGTACGCGCGGCGCCGCAGCAGCAATATGTCGCTAAATGGAG AGGAGGAAGACTTCGAGTGGGAACCCCCAACAGAGGCCGAGATGAAGGTGATCCAGGCTCGCAGGGAGAGACAGGACCAGATCAGCAAGGTGATGGGAGACTACCTGCTCAAAGGCTACAAGATGCTGGGGGAGTGCTGTGACTTGTGTGGG ACTATTTTGCTGCAGGACCGCAGACAGAAAAACTATTGTGTCTCGTGTCAGGAGCTGGACTCTGACATTGACAAGGACAACCCTG CCCTCAATGCGCAGGCGGCGTTGTCTCAGGTCAGAGAGCGACGTCTGGCGGCTCAGTCTCCAGCACCTTCCAATCCAGCCGAGGTCAACGGAGACGCCggtggcggccatgttggaGGCTTAGTCCCTCAGCCCAGACCGGAGCACTGTGAGGGGGCGGCGGCTGGGGGCAGAGCCCTCGCTCCCCTGCCTGTCGCTCCTTCCCCAGCGGTCCCCGTCACCGTCGTCCCCTCCTCCACCACCGTCCCCCTGGTCACTGGCCGACCGGCACCACCACCCAGTGTGGCACTGCGGCCCGTGCTGCAGGATGCCGAGGAAGCGGTCATGACCAAACTGCGCTGGGCCAGCAGCCAGCTGCAAAGCTCCACCTCCTTGGAGTCCAGCATCCAGCTTTGCAATCTGATCTCCAGCTGTGCCAACTCCCTTCGCAGCCTCAAGGAGCTCAGCCAGTGA
- the arr3a gene encoding arrestin 3a, retinal (X-arrestin) → MAKVFKKTSGNGGLTLYLGKRDYVDHITSVEQVDGVVKLDPTNFGDRKVFVQVACAFRYGSEDLDVMGLCFRKDIWIRHVQIYPEDHKPTLTAMHDTLMKKAGDNSYPFSFEIANNLPCSVSLQPGPDDKGKACGVDFEVKTFLAMEKCNPDEKIEKKDTARLIIRKIQYAPSQVGAGPKADICKSFMMSEKPVHLEASLEKDLYFHGESIPIKIKVNNESNKTMKKIKISVDQATDIILYSADKYTKCVYTKEFNETIEPSGTLENTLTIVPLLSDNKEKRGLALDGRLKDEDTNLASTTMLTEGTEKEVLGILVSYKIKINLMVAGGGLLGGLTASDVTAEIPLMLMHPKPEE, encoded by the exons ATGGCAAA GGTGTTCAAGAAGACCAGCGGCAATGGGGGGCTCACTCTCTACTTGGGGAAACGAGACTACGTGGACCACATAACCAGCGTGGAGCAAGTTG ATGGCGTGGTCAAGCTGGACCCGACAAACTTTGGAGACCGAAAAG tgTTCGTACAGGTGGCGTGCGCCTTCCGTTATGGCAGCGAAGACCTGGATGTCATGGGCCTGTGCTTCAGGAAGGACATCTGGATCCGGCACGTCCAGATCTACCCAGAAGACCACAAGCCCACGCTCACTGCCATGCACGACACCCTGATGAAGAAGGCGGGCGACAACTCGTATCCTTTCAGTTTCGAA atTGCCAACAACCTTCCATGTTCAGTGTCCCTGCAGCCAGGACCAGACGACAAGGGCAAG GCTTGTGGCGTGGACTTCGAAGTGAAGACGTTCCTGGCCATGGAAAAGTGTAACCCTGATGAGAAGATAGAGAAAAA ggacacggCTCGCCTCATCATCCGTAAAATCCAGTACGCCCCCTCTCAGGTGGGCGCCGGGCCCAAGGCGGACATCTGCAAAAGCTTCATGATGTCAGAAAAGCCGGTCCACCTGGAGGCGTCCCTGGAGAAAGAC CTCTACTTCCACGGAGAGTCCATCCCCATTAAGATCAAGGTGAACAACGAGAGCAACAAAACGATGAAGAAGATCAAGATCTCAG TGGACCAAGCCACCGACATCATCCTCTACTCGGCCGACAAATACACCAAGTGTGTCTACACCAAAGAGTTTAA CGAGACCATTGAGCCCAGTGGAACCTTGGAGAACACGCTCACCATTGTCCCACTGCTGTCGGACAACAAGGAGAAGAGGGGGCTGGCGCTGGATGGACGCCTCAAGGACGAGGACACCAACCTGGCATCCACCACCAT GCTAACTGAAGGCACGGAGAAGGAAGTGCTGGGGATTCTGGTGTCCTACAAGATCAAGATCAACCTGATGGTGGCTGGAGGAGG CCTGCTGGGGGGTCTCACTGCCAG TGATGTCACCGCTGAGATACCGCTGATGCTCATGCACCCCAAACCTGAAG AGTAA
- the LOC129168986 gene encoding proto-oncogene DBL isoform X1, which yields MAESKPLWGFPRLRRAATSFPGNLHLVLVLRPSTLLGSTPSPSSSTDLGFRFSQDDFLFKMPVVMLRSVGDLLRYIDDNHLTSELCSNVERCRSDWIVLRSAIETFAVTVKEVAQLLQGFGSELSDGELPDEATAIDFLLRSHMQRYRHMKDDIRGVLKEGRLLMDNLETLKVSKSAREEQEEDEEDIQADMDTVQRLLSQLRDMEEAFDGFFDKHHLKMQQYHQLILYESSFQQMEEELEKISAEEKAILSVGSTLMHTEQLLKDLHTLDQRAQEAMARAQVLLLHGHQLAANHHYALALIIQRCNELRHHCDVITGGVRSKRASLTRTRDLLLRLDEALRWCDEGAYLLASQMVDKFQTREGAQEALHYLSCHQERAPPVLKNKQDLLSLEFESVLTPQLQDQISMVMDKLTSMQAMIRNREQCLRKLADVRVRPIQLVAPRPEADLTLQRCKSPLFSPKHGMDFNLLNSKFSFDLLPGKRTSRRSSSQRKIEVMHDYQGNRSSLYGPAPDTDSEAEDNPEQATRRVMKELIHTEKIYVDELLAVLLGYRAEMEDPSMSHLLPSLLVSQKDILFGNMPEIYQFHSRIFLQDLQRCLDTPERVGECFLRRKEKFQVYERYCQNKPRSESLWRQCSDSAFFQECQKKLEHKLALDSYLLKPVQRLTKYQLLLKELLKHCTQLQYRTQLQEALDCMLDLLKFVNDSMHHTAITGYQGDLGSLGRVLLQGGFSVWISHKRAAVLARFKPMQRHVFLYERALLFCKRRDDDAHERTPVYSFKSCLRMSSMKVTENVKGDAKKFEMCDTRGHEVYILQAPSVEVKVTWLRELRKIMSQQQKEQAACVSEPHISDSASEMCVSWGRASSGGCSACLPVTHSSSAKSHAYPSRWEESVHTSPAHSDPVVHSPRRGWPVAAHTVAICDGLEDWGATDLSNLSDSEEDEDEDEEDQPTPLVAGRYRVLVASSMASSDDIIFNCGDVIQLMHEDTSGMWLVRNVSRGEEGRVLSEDLHRILGETC from the exons ATGGCCGAGTCCAAGCCGCTGTGGGGGTTCCCGCGTCTGCGCCGTGCCGCG ACTTCCTTTCCAGGCAACTTGCACTTGGTCCTGGTGCTCCGCCCCTCCACCTTGTTAGGCTCCACCCCCAGCCCATCCTCAAGCACTGACCTCGGCTTCCGCTTCAGCCAGGATGACTTCCTGTTCAAGATGCCG GTGGTGATGCTGCGCTCGGTGGGCGACCTGCTGCGCTACATCGACGACAACCACCTGACGTCAGAGTTGTGCAGCAACGTGGAGCGATGTCGCAGTGACTGGATCGTGCTGCGCTCG gccaTCGAGACGTTTGCAGTGACAGTGAAGGAGGTCGCACAACTGCTGCAAGGTTTCGGCTCCGAGTTGTCTGATGGTGAACTTCCTGACGAGGCCACCGCCATCGACTTCCTGCTGCGCTCGCACATGCAGCGATACCGCCACATGAag gaCGACATTCGAGGGGTGCTGAAGGAAGGACGCCTCCTGATGGACAACCTGGAGACACTCAAAGTGTCCAAGAGCGCCAGggaggagcaggaagaggatgaggaggacatCCAAGCAGACATGGACACAGTTCAAAG gCTGTTGTCTCAGCTGCGAGACATGGAGGAGGCCTTTGATGGTTTCTTTGACAAGCACCACCTGAAGATGCAGCAGTACCACCAGCTCATTCTCTACGAGAGCAGCTTtcagcag atGGAAGAGGAACTGGAGAAGATCTCAGCTGAGGAGAAGGCCATCTTGTCAGTGGGAAGTACGCTGATGCATACTGAACAGCTGCTCAAAGACCTCCACACCCTAGACCAACGTGCAcag GAAGCGATGGCACGCGCTcaggtgctgctgctgcacggCCACCAGCTGGCCGCCAACCATCACTACGCCCTGGCGCTCATCATTCAGCGCTGCAATGAGCTGCGACAtcactgtgatgtcatcaccggCGGCGTGCGCAGCAAGCGCGCATCACTCACCCGCACGCGTGACCTGCTGCTCCGCCTGGACGAG gCGCTGCGCTGGTGCGATGAGGGTGCGTACCTGTTGGCCAGTCAGATGGTGGACAAGTTCCAGACCAGAGAAGGTGCTCAGGAGGCCTTGCACTACCTCAGCTGCCACCAGGAGAGGGCGCCACCTGTGCTGAAGAACAAGCAAGACCTCCTCAGTCTGGAGTTTGAGTCAGTCCTCACACCCCAGCTGCAG GATCAGATCTCCATGGTGATGGACAAGCTGACCTCCATGCAGGCCATGATCCGAAACAGGGAGCAGTGTCTCAGGAAGCTGGCTGACGTGCGGGTCAGACCCATCCAGCTGGTGGCACCAAGGCCCGAAGCCGACCTGACCCTTCAGCGCTGCAAGTCGCCCCTCTTCTCACCCAAACATG GGATGGACTTTAACCTCCTCAACTCCAAGTTCTCCTTTGACCTTCTTCCTGGAAAAAGAACGTCCAGGAGGAGCAGTAGCCAGCGCAAG ATTGAGGTGATGCACGACTACCAAGGCAACCGCAGCTCTCTGTACGGCCCCGCCCCCGACACCGACTCAGAGGCGGAGGACAATCCTGAACAAGCCACACG CCGAGTCATGAAGGAACTGATCCACACGGAGAAGATCTACGTGGACGAGCTGCTCGCCGTCCTGCTG GGTTACCGAGCAGAGATGGAGGATCCGTCCATGTCTCATCTTCTTCCTTCGCTTCTTGTCAGTCAGAAGGACATTCTGTTTGGCAACATGCCAGAAATTTACCAGTTTCACAGCAG AATCTTCCTGCAAGATCTCCAGCGTTGCCTGGACACACCAGAGAGGGTGGGGGAGTGCTTCCTCCGGCGG aaggAAAAGTTCCAGGTGTATGAACGCTACTGCCAGAACAAACCTCGCTCTGAATCGCTTTGGAGACAGTGCTCTGACTCCGCCTTCTTCCAG GAGTGCCAGAAGAAGCTGGAGCACAAGCTGGCCTTGGACTCGTACCTCCTGAAACCGGTCCAGCGCCTCACCAAGTACCAGCTCCTCCTCAAG GAGCTTCTCAAGCACTGCACGCAGCTGCAGTACCGCACGCAACTGCAGGAGGCACTGGACTGCATGCTGGACCTGCTCAAGTTCGTCAATGACTCCATGCACCACACCGCCATCACCGGATACCAG GGCGATCTTGGCAGTCTGGGTCGCGTGCTGCTGCAGGGCGGCTTCAGCGTGTGGATCAGCCACAAGAGGGCGGCGGTGCTGGCCCGGTTCAAGCCCATGCAGAGACATGTCTTCCTGTACGAGCGCGCTCTGCTCTTCTGCAAGCGGCGGGACGACGACGCGCACGAGCGCACGCCCGTCTACAGCTTCAAGTCCTGCCTCAGG ATGAGCTCCATGAAAGTCACAGAGAATGTCAAAGGAGACGCCAAAAAGTTTGAAATGTGCGACACCCGAGGACACGAAGTCTACATCCTACAG gcCCCCAGTGTGGAGGTGAAGGTCACCTGGCTTAGAGAGCTTCGAAAGATCATGAGTCAGCAGCAGAAAG AACAAGCTGCTTGTGTGTCAGAGCCCCACATCTCTGACAG TGCGTCTGAGATGTGTGTCTCATGGGGCAGAGCCTCGTCGGGAGGCTGCTCAGCGTGTCTTCCTGTTACTCACAGCTCGTCGGCCAAAAGCCACGCCTACCCAAGCAGATGGGAGGAGTCTGTGCACACAAGCCCCGCCCACTCTGACCCTGTGGTCCACTCGCCTCGACGCG GTTGGCCTGTCGCCGCCCACACGGTGGCCATCTGTGACGGCCTGGAGGACTGGGGGGCCACGGATCTGTCCAACCTGTCAGACTctgaggaggatgaggacgaggacgaggaaGACCAGCCCACCCCACTG GTCGCAGGCCGGTACCGGGTCCTGGTGGCCAGCAGCATGGCCAgcagtgatgacatcatctttAACTGCGGCGATGTTATCCAGCTGATGCACGAGGATACGTCGGGAATGTG GCTGGTGAGGAACGTAAGCCGTGGCGAAGAGGGGCGTGTCCTGTCTGAGGACCTGCACAGGATTCTGGGAGAGACGTGCTGA
- the LOC129168986 gene encoding proto-oncogene DBL isoform X2: MAESKPLWGFPRLRRAATSFPGNLHLVLVLRPSTLLGSTPSPSSSTDLGFRFSQDDFLFKMPVVMLRSVGDLLRYIDDNHLTSELCSNVERCRSDWIVLRSAIETFAVTVKEVAQLLQGFGSELSDGELPDEATAIDFLLRSHMQRYRHMKDDIRGVLKEGRLLMDNLETLKVSKSAREEQEEDEEDIQADMDTVQRLLSQLRDMEEAFDGFFDKHHLKMQQYHQLILYESSFQQMEEELEKISAEEKAILSVGSTLMHTEQLLKDLHTLDQRAQEAMARAQVLLLHGHQLAANHHYALALIIQRCNELRHHCDVITGGVRSKRASLTRTRDLLLRLDEALRWCDEGAYLLASQMVDKFQTREGAQEALHYLSCHQERAPPVLKNKQDLLSLEFESVLTPQLQDQISMVMDKLTSMQAMIRNREQCLRKLADVRVRPIQLVAPRPEADLTLQRCKSPLFSPKHGMDFNLLNSKFSFDLLPGKRTSRRSSSQRKIEVMHDYQGNRSSLYGPAPDTDSEAEDNPEQATRRVMKELIHTEKIYVDELLAVLLGYRAEMEDPSMSHLLPSLLVSQKDILFGNMPEIYQFHSRIFLQDLQRCLDTPERVGECFLRRKEKFQVYERYCQNKPRSESLWRQCSDSAFFQECQKKLEHKLALDSYLLKPVQRLTKYQLLLKELLKHCTQLQYRTQLQEALDCMLDLLKFVNDSMHHTAITGYQGDLGSLGRVLLQGGFSVWISHKRAAVLARFKPMQRHVFLYERALLFCKRRDDDAHERTPVYSFKSCLRMSSMKVTENVKGDAKKFEMCDTRGHEVYILQAPSVEVKVTWLRELRKIMSQQQKEQAACVSEPHISDSSSAKSHAYPSRWEESVHTSPAHSDPVVHSPRRGWPVAAHTVAICDGLEDWGATDLSNLSDSEEDEDEDEEDQPTPLVAGRYRVLVASSMASSDDIIFNCGDVIQLMHEDTSGMWLVRNVSRGEEGRVLSEDLHRILGETC; this comes from the exons ATGGCCGAGTCCAAGCCGCTGTGGGGGTTCCCGCGTCTGCGCCGTGCCGCG ACTTCCTTTCCAGGCAACTTGCACTTGGTCCTGGTGCTCCGCCCCTCCACCTTGTTAGGCTCCACCCCCAGCCCATCCTCAAGCACTGACCTCGGCTTCCGCTTCAGCCAGGATGACTTCCTGTTCAAGATGCCG GTGGTGATGCTGCGCTCGGTGGGCGACCTGCTGCGCTACATCGACGACAACCACCTGACGTCAGAGTTGTGCAGCAACGTGGAGCGATGTCGCAGTGACTGGATCGTGCTGCGCTCG gccaTCGAGACGTTTGCAGTGACAGTGAAGGAGGTCGCACAACTGCTGCAAGGTTTCGGCTCCGAGTTGTCTGATGGTGAACTTCCTGACGAGGCCACCGCCATCGACTTCCTGCTGCGCTCGCACATGCAGCGATACCGCCACATGAag gaCGACATTCGAGGGGTGCTGAAGGAAGGACGCCTCCTGATGGACAACCTGGAGACACTCAAAGTGTCCAAGAGCGCCAGggaggagcaggaagaggatgaggaggacatCCAAGCAGACATGGACACAGTTCAAAG gCTGTTGTCTCAGCTGCGAGACATGGAGGAGGCCTTTGATGGTTTCTTTGACAAGCACCACCTGAAGATGCAGCAGTACCACCAGCTCATTCTCTACGAGAGCAGCTTtcagcag atGGAAGAGGAACTGGAGAAGATCTCAGCTGAGGAGAAGGCCATCTTGTCAGTGGGAAGTACGCTGATGCATACTGAACAGCTGCTCAAAGACCTCCACACCCTAGACCAACGTGCAcag GAAGCGATGGCACGCGCTcaggtgctgctgctgcacggCCACCAGCTGGCCGCCAACCATCACTACGCCCTGGCGCTCATCATTCAGCGCTGCAATGAGCTGCGACAtcactgtgatgtcatcaccggCGGCGTGCGCAGCAAGCGCGCATCACTCACCCGCACGCGTGACCTGCTGCTCCGCCTGGACGAG gCGCTGCGCTGGTGCGATGAGGGTGCGTACCTGTTGGCCAGTCAGATGGTGGACAAGTTCCAGACCAGAGAAGGTGCTCAGGAGGCCTTGCACTACCTCAGCTGCCACCAGGAGAGGGCGCCACCTGTGCTGAAGAACAAGCAAGACCTCCTCAGTCTGGAGTTTGAGTCAGTCCTCACACCCCAGCTGCAG GATCAGATCTCCATGGTGATGGACAAGCTGACCTCCATGCAGGCCATGATCCGAAACAGGGAGCAGTGTCTCAGGAAGCTGGCTGACGTGCGGGTCAGACCCATCCAGCTGGTGGCACCAAGGCCCGAAGCCGACCTGACCCTTCAGCGCTGCAAGTCGCCCCTCTTCTCACCCAAACATG GGATGGACTTTAACCTCCTCAACTCCAAGTTCTCCTTTGACCTTCTTCCTGGAAAAAGAACGTCCAGGAGGAGCAGTAGCCAGCGCAAG ATTGAGGTGATGCACGACTACCAAGGCAACCGCAGCTCTCTGTACGGCCCCGCCCCCGACACCGACTCAGAGGCGGAGGACAATCCTGAACAAGCCACACG CCGAGTCATGAAGGAACTGATCCACACGGAGAAGATCTACGTGGACGAGCTGCTCGCCGTCCTGCTG GGTTACCGAGCAGAGATGGAGGATCCGTCCATGTCTCATCTTCTTCCTTCGCTTCTTGTCAGTCAGAAGGACATTCTGTTTGGCAACATGCCAGAAATTTACCAGTTTCACAGCAG AATCTTCCTGCAAGATCTCCAGCGTTGCCTGGACACACCAGAGAGGGTGGGGGAGTGCTTCCTCCGGCGG aaggAAAAGTTCCAGGTGTATGAACGCTACTGCCAGAACAAACCTCGCTCTGAATCGCTTTGGAGACAGTGCTCTGACTCCGCCTTCTTCCAG GAGTGCCAGAAGAAGCTGGAGCACAAGCTGGCCTTGGACTCGTACCTCCTGAAACCGGTCCAGCGCCTCACCAAGTACCAGCTCCTCCTCAAG GAGCTTCTCAAGCACTGCACGCAGCTGCAGTACCGCACGCAACTGCAGGAGGCACTGGACTGCATGCTGGACCTGCTCAAGTTCGTCAATGACTCCATGCACCACACCGCCATCACCGGATACCAG GGCGATCTTGGCAGTCTGGGTCGCGTGCTGCTGCAGGGCGGCTTCAGCGTGTGGATCAGCCACAAGAGGGCGGCGGTGCTGGCCCGGTTCAAGCCCATGCAGAGACATGTCTTCCTGTACGAGCGCGCTCTGCTCTTCTGCAAGCGGCGGGACGACGACGCGCACGAGCGCACGCCCGTCTACAGCTTCAAGTCCTGCCTCAGG ATGAGCTCCATGAAAGTCACAGAGAATGTCAAAGGAGACGCCAAAAAGTTTGAAATGTGCGACACCCGAGGACACGAAGTCTACATCCTACAG gcCCCCAGTGTGGAGGTGAAGGTCACCTGGCTTAGAGAGCTTCGAAAGATCATGAGTCAGCAGCAGAAAG AACAAGCTGCTTGTGTGTCAGAGCCCCACATCTCTGACAG CTCGTCGGCCAAAAGCCACGCCTACCCAAGCAGATGGGAGGAGTCTGTGCACACAAGCCCCGCCCACTCTGACCCTGTGGTCCACTCGCCTCGACGCG GTTGGCCTGTCGCCGCCCACACGGTGGCCATCTGTGACGGCCTGGAGGACTGGGGGGCCACGGATCTGTCCAACCTGTCAGACTctgaggaggatgaggacgaggacgaggaaGACCAGCCCACCCCACTG GTCGCAGGCCGGTACCGGGTCCTGGTGGCCAGCAGCATGGCCAgcagtgatgacatcatctttAACTGCGGCGATGTTATCCAGCTGATGCACGAGGATACGTCGGGAATGTG GCTGGTGAGGAACGTAAGCCGTGGCGAAGAGGGGCGTGTCCTGTCTGAGGACCTGCACAGGATTCTGGGAGAGACGTGCTGA